One stretch of Macadamia integrifolia cultivar HAES 741 unplaced genomic scaffold, SCU_Mint_v3 scaffold978, whole genome shotgun sequence DNA includes these proteins:
- the LOC122070708 gene encoding putative beta-D-xylosidase — MSLRPLTKFGYLGRTYKFFNGETLYPFGYGLNYTRFKYSMVSSSHALQLKFGRLQHCRDLTYEDGTARPPRPTVVVDDITCGKELDFEVDIQVQNVGNVDGADIVIIYSKPLVGIKETHIKQVFGFQRVFLKAGENKTLKFTFIACKSLMVVDKTVYKVLPSMENMIVIGDEELFLPVQINIASCQN, encoded by the coding sequence ATGTCCCTAAGGCCACTTACTAAATTTGGCTACCTTGGAAGGACTTATAAGTTCTTCAATGGTGAAACCCTTTATCCTTTTGGTTATGGCCTCAACTACACTCGGTTCAAATACTCAATGGTATCTTCTTCTCATGCACTTCAACTGAAATTCGGAAGGCTCCAACATTGTCGTGATCTCACTTATGAGGATGGTACTGCTAGGCCTCCTCGCCCAACAGTTGTTGTAGATGACATAACTTGTGGCAAAGAATTAGACTTTGAGGTTGATATTCAAGTTCAAAATGTGGGAAATGTGGATGGAGCCGATATTGTCATCATCTACTCAAAGCCTCTGGTAGGCATCAAGGAAACTCATATCAAACAGGTCTTTGGGTTCCAAAGGGTGTTCTTGAAAGCAGGGGAGAACAAGACCTTGAAGTTTACATTTATTGCTTGCAAGAGCTTGATGGTGGTGGACAAGACAGTTTATAAGGTTTTACCGTCCATGGAGAACATGATTGTGATTGGAGATGAAGAGCTCTTTTTACCAGTTCAAATCAATATTGCCTCTTGCCAAAACTAG